The following are encoded together in the Natator depressus isolate rNatDep1 chromosome 10, rNatDep2.hap1, whole genome shotgun sequence genome:
- the BTBD1 gene encoding BTB/POZ domain-containing protein 1 has translation MATAGGSGGPPEAAPAALQREPVYNWQATKGSLQERFAFLFTNELLSDVRFVVGKGGPRQPGGGGPPGPGQQRIPAHRFLLAAGSAVFDAMFNGGMATTSAEIELPDVEPAAFLALLRFLYSDEVQIGPETVMTTLYTAKKYAVPALEAHCVEFLTKHLRADNAFMLLTQARLFDEPQLASLCLDTIDKSTMDAISAEGFTDIDIDTLCAVLERDTLSIRESRLFGAVVRWAEAECQRQQLPVTSGNKQKVLGKALSLIRFPLMTIEEFAAGPAQSGILSDREVVNLFLHFTVNPKPRVDYIDRPRCCLRGKECSINRFQQVESRWGYSGTSDRIRFTVNRRISIVGFGLYGSIHGPTDYQVNIQIIEYEKNQTLGQNDTGFSCDGTANTFRVMFKEPIEILPTISYTACATLKGPDSHYGTKGLKKVIHESPTASKTCFSFSSSPGNNNGTSIEDGQIPEIIFYT, from the exons ATGGCGACGGCGGGGGGGTCGGGCGGGCCCCCAGAGGCGGCCCCCGCGGCGCTGCAGCGGGAGCCCGTGTATAACTGGCAGGCCACCAAGGGCTCGCTGCAGGAGCGCTTCGCCTTCCTCTTCACCAATGAGCTGCTCAGCGACGTGCGCTTCGTGGTGGGCAAGGGCGGCCCGCGGCAGCCCGGCGGCGGGGGGCCCCCCGGGCCCGGCCAGCAGCGCATCCCCGCCCACCGCTTCTTGCTGGCCGCCGGCAGCGCCGTCTTCGACGCCATGTTCAACGGTGGCATGGCCACCACCTCGGCCGAGATCGAGCTGCCCGACGTAGAGCCCGCCGCCTTCCTGGCTCTGCTCAG GTTTCTTTATTCAGATGAAGTTCAGATTGGTCCTGAAACAGTTATGACTACTCTCTACACTGCCAAGAAGTATGCAGTCCCAGCCCTGGAAGCACATTGTGTGGAATTTCTCACTAAACATCTTAGAGCAGATAATGCCTTTATGCTTCTTACCCAG GCTCGATTATTTGATGAACCTCAGCTTGCTAGTCTTTGTCTTGACACTATAGACAAAAGTACAATGGATGCAATAAGTGCAGAAGGTTTTACTGATATTGACATAG acacactgTGTGCAGTATTAGAAAGAGACACACTTAGTATTCGAGAAAGTAGACTCTTTGGAGCTGTTGTTCGCTGGGCAGAAGCAGAGTGTCAAAGACAGCAACTGCCTGTGACATCAGGAAACAAACAGAAAGTGCTTGGAAAAGCTCTATCTCTAATCCGTTTTCCACTAATGACTATTGAAGAGTTTGCAGCAG GTCCTGCTCAGTCTGGAATTTTGTCAGATCGGGAAGTGGTAAATCTCTTTTTGCATTTTACGGTCAATCCTAAACCTAGAGTTGATTATATTGACCGACCAAGATGCTGCCTCAGAGGAAAAGAATGCAGCATAAACAGGTTCCAGCAAGTGGAGAGCCGTTGGGGGTACAGCGGAACAAGTGACCGAATCAG GTTCACAGTTAATAGAAGAATTTCCATAGTGGGATTTGGATTGTATGGATCTATTCATGGACCCACAGATTATCAAGTCAATATACAG ATAATtgaatatgaaaaaaatcagacgCTGGGACAAAATGATACTGGATTTAGTTGTGATGGAACTGCTAATACATTCAGAGTTATGTTCAAAGAGCCTATAGAAATTTTGCCAACGATCTCTTACACAGCTTGTGCAACACTCAAA GGTCCCGATTCCCATTATGGTACGAAAGGATTGAAGAAAGTAATCCACGAATCTCCTACTGCTAGCAAAACCTGCTTTTCCTTCTCTAGTTCACCCGGTAACAACAATGGTACATCGATAGAAGATGGACAAATAccagaaataatattttatacATAA